The proteins below are encoded in one region of Ereboglobus luteus:
- the proC gene encoding pyrroline-5-carboxylate reductase gives MNHISFLGAGRMASAIVTGLINKGARTPAQIACLGSATDTTAADLAARTGIAATNNLETLLAGAGTVVLACKPQQLAQLDASLAELTRGKLIISILAGKRLARLAQTFPNARNIVRAMPNTPGQIGAGVTAWASLSSLAETDRANIDQVLGSLGRVVAVEETQLDAVTGLSGSGPAYVFEFAAALRDAGVAAGLDRDSAKQLAIETLLGSAKLLAQGSEEAETLRDQVTSPNGTTYAGLQRMAARDFRGIIKETVLAATARSEELSRD, from the coding sequence ATGAACCACATTTCATTTCTCGGCGCGGGTCGCATGGCTTCGGCGATTGTCACCGGGCTCATCAACAAAGGGGCGCGCACTCCCGCGCAGATCGCGTGCCTCGGCAGCGCGACCGACACGACCGCGGCCGATCTCGCCGCGCGCACCGGAATCGCCGCGACCAACAATCTCGAAACACTGCTCGCCGGAGCCGGCACTGTTGTTCTTGCCTGCAAACCGCAGCAGCTCGCCCAGCTCGACGCCAGCCTCGCCGAACTCACCCGCGGCAAGCTTATCATCTCGATCCTCGCGGGCAAGCGTCTCGCGCGCCTCGCGCAAACATTTCCCAACGCGCGCAACATTGTCCGCGCCATGCCCAACACGCCCGGCCAAATCGGCGCCGGAGTCACCGCGTGGGCGTCGCTCTCGTCGCTTGCCGAAACCGACCGCGCGAACATCGACCAGGTGCTTGGCTCGCTTGGACGCGTCGTCGCGGTTGAGGAGACGCAACTCGACGCGGTCACCGGTCTGAGCGGAAGCGGTCCGGCGTATGTCTTTGAATTTGCCGCCGCGCTTCGCGATGCGGGGGTTGCCGCGGGACTCGACCGCGACTCCGCCAAACAGCTCGCCATCGAAACGCTTCTCGGCTCCGCGAAACTTCTCGCGCAGGGCAGCGAGGAAGCCGAGACGCTGCGTGACCAAGTCACCTCGCCCAACGGCACTACTTATGCCGGGTTGCAGCGCATGGCAGCGCGCGATTTCCGCGGCATCATCAAGGAGACGGTCCTCGCCGCCACCGCGCGCTCGGAGGAGCTTTCTCGCGACTGA
- a CDS encoding nucleoside monophosphate kinase — protein sequence MKPVPDQNNTDAGGKKNAAATAPRANTTNDLEIKDAQIIFDAVWNDLEHERGRENLRFPKELLLLGGAPGSGKGTHANFIQKTRGFTCEPIVMSSLLASPEARRIKESGNMVGDREVVGLLMRELLKPEYADGVILDGFPRTQVQVECMKMLVAKMDQLRAEFFDTPLHAHFRKPTIHIMVLFVDEKTSVERQLQRGREILQHNEEVRRTGIGELLEERSTDFDVPLARHRYRVFKEQTWAALQSLKENFNYHFVISEGSIAEVDEKILAELRYQSSLELDPRTYDRVRTLPLASDIIVHARQDLVKRLDSYETEHAGLFERVVSFIEKKLMPIVIRHAISGRADINSEDPLFDDPLALAMLIDTFSERGYHAVVDLRRIEVPESVDLATGIIKNRVKKVHHIHVHFQGAELRR from the coding sequence TTCCCGATCAAAATAACACGGACGCCGGCGGCAAAAAAAACGCCGCCGCGACCGCTCCGCGCGCCAACACCACAAACGATCTCGAAATCAAGGACGCTCAAATCATCTTCGACGCCGTGTGGAACGATCTCGAGCATGAGCGCGGGCGCGAAAATCTCCGATTCCCCAAGGAACTGCTCCTGCTCGGCGGCGCGCCCGGCTCCGGCAAGGGCACTCACGCCAACTTCATCCAAAAAACACGCGGCTTCACCTGCGAGCCCATCGTCATGAGTTCGCTCCTCGCCTCTCCCGAGGCCAGGCGCATCAAGGAATCCGGCAACATGGTCGGCGACCGCGAGGTTGTCGGCTTGCTCATGCGCGAACTCCTCAAGCCCGAATACGCCGACGGCGTCATCCTCGACGGATTCCCGCGCACGCAGGTCCAGGTCGAGTGCATGAAAATGCTTGTCGCCAAAATGGACCAGCTCCGCGCGGAATTTTTCGACACCCCGCTCCATGCGCATTTTCGCAAGCCCACCATCCACATCATGGTGCTTTTCGTTGACGAGAAAACCAGCGTCGAGCGCCAGCTTCAGCGCGGGCGCGAAATTCTCCAGCACAACGAGGAGGTTCGCCGCACAGGTATCGGCGAGTTGCTCGAGGAACGCTCGACCGATTTCGACGTGCCCCTCGCGCGACATCGCTACCGTGTGTTCAAGGAGCAAACCTGGGCGGCGCTCCAGTCGCTCAAGGAAAACTTCAACTACCACTTCGTTATCTCCGAGGGCAGCATTGCCGAGGTTGATGAAAAAATCCTCGCCGAGCTCCGCTACCAAAGCTCGCTCGAGCTCGACCCGCGCACCTACGACCGCGTGCGCACCCTGCCGCTCGCCAGCGACATCATTGTCCACGCGCGCCAGGATCTCGTCAAACGCCTCGATTCCTACGAAACCGAGCACGCCGGGCTTTTCGAGCGCGTCGTCAGTTTTATCGAAAAGAAACTGATGCCCATCGTCATTCGCCACGCCATTTCCGGGCGCGCCGACATCAACAGCGAAGACCCGCTGTTCGATGATCCCCTCGCCCTTGCGATGCTCATCGACACTTTTTCGGAACGCGGCTACCACGCCGTCGTGGATCTTCGCCGCATCGAAGTTCCCGAGAGCGTGGACCTTGCCACCGGCATCATTAAAAACCGCGTGAAAAAAGTGCACCACATACACGTTCACTTCCAGGGCGCGGAACTGAGACGATGA